One Camelina sativa cultivar DH55 chromosome 3, Cs, whole genome shotgun sequence genomic window carries:
- the LOC109132282 gene encoding uncharacterized protein LOC109132282, with the protein MANVGNTSVDTLLEELDRESNELKDEFEKLCAEIVQLHPTTGRTSVGAIEEVKKKFNDMQVKLEELSKKLKEVEKEMEETQE; encoded by the coding sequence ATGGCTAATGTTGGAAACACTAGTGTGGATACTCTTCTTGAAGAGCTGGATCGTGAGAGCAATGAGTTGAAAGATGAGTTTGAGAAGCTCTGTGCGGAGATAGTCCAACTTCATCCTACAACTGGTCGAACTTCTGTTGGTGCCATTGAAGAGGTCAAGAAGAAGTTCAACGATATGCAAGTGAAGTTGGAAGAGCTCTCCAAGAAGTTAAAAGAAGTTGAGAAGGAGATGGAGGAAACCCAAGAGTGA